In Thermosynechococcus sichuanensis E542, a single genomic region encodes these proteins:
- a CDS encoding DUF429 domain-containing protein, giving the protein MRFLGVDLAWQGGASGYCCLQWQGQDLALVARDRSRDTDELLAWIDRDAPSTQVAMVAVDAPLIIPNSRGMRTCDRQSHQVLGRYHAGCYPANQQSPFASHTTGFSAALSQRGFHHAPTIVPQEQGRFQIEVFPHATAIALFQLDQIIKYKKGRLAERAKGLAKLRDLMATHLPHCEPPLALELTTEIPTNGRDLKALEDQLDAVLCAYTAAYWWYWGRDRHWVLGGESFSPKPAATDAYLKTGYIVVPRA; this is encoded by the coding sequence ATGCGGTTTCTCGGCGTTGATTTGGCGTGGCAGGGAGGGGCGTCAGGGTACTGCTGTTTGCAGTGGCAGGGACAAGATTTGGCGTTGGTCGCTCGCGATCGCTCCCGTGATACGGATGAACTCTTGGCATGGATTGATCGCGATGCCCCCTCTACGCAAGTAGCAATGGTGGCAGTGGATGCCCCCCTCATTATTCCCAATTCACGGGGAATGCGTACCTGCGATCGCCAGTCCCATCAAGTCCTTGGGCGGTACCATGCCGGCTGTTATCCTGCGAATCAGCAATCTCCCTTTGCGAGTCACACCACGGGTTTTAGTGCAGCCCTCAGCCAACGGGGGTTTCACCATGCACCAACAATCGTCCCCCAAGAACAAGGACGATTTCAAATTGAAGTCTTCCCCCATGCCACGGCGATCGCCCTCTTTCAGCTTGACCAAATCATTAAATACAAAAAAGGCCGCCTTGCCGAGCGAGCCAAAGGGCTGGCCAAGCTTAGGGATTTAATGGCTACCCATCTTCCCCACTGTGAGCCACCCTTAGCATTGGAACTAACTACCGAAATCCCCACCAACGGGCGAGACCTCAAGGCTCTTGAGGATCAACTAGATGCAGTTCTCTGTGCCTATACGGCAGCCTATTGGTGGTATTGGGGGCGCGATCGCCACTGGGTTTTAGGTGGTGAGTCTTTTTCGCCAAAGCCAGCAGCAACCGATGCCTACTTAAAAACTGGCTATATTGTTGTTCCGCGTGCCTAG
- a CDS encoding glycosyltransferase family 9 protein yields the protein MKRIVALVPGGIGDQILFFPTLDDLKAHFPEAQLDVVAEPRAVAAYQLSGSVHQVIPFDFKDRNALADWANLIGTLREGEYDAILSLGRSKAVRFLLWLTGIPKRVGFAKLNPLGFLTDAVPVNLDQYSAATYHDLLKAFGITTPCPLPKAVITAEDQEWATAEQQRLGMTGRYRLLHGGSSQMALTKGINKIYPPAAWVEVIQTLQQQEPHLPFIVVCGPEDQAWVSALTQALPEIKISRPPDLRKLAALMQQAQQILCTDSGPMHIGVAVGTPLVALFGPTDPAKLLPADPRFRAVKSTTGNMADIPISAVIEAARHG from the coding sequence ATGAAACGTATCGTGGCGCTGGTACCCGGCGGTATCGGTGATCAAATTCTCTTTTTTCCCACCCTTGACGATCTCAAAGCCCATTTTCCAGAGGCGCAGCTAGATGTGGTGGCTGAACCCCGTGCCGTTGCTGCCTACCAACTGAGTGGCAGTGTTCACCAAGTCATTCCCTTTGACTTCAAAGACCGCAACGCCCTAGCGGATTGGGCCAACCTCATTGGCACCCTGCGGGAGGGAGAGTACGATGCCATTCTCTCCTTGGGACGGAGTAAAGCAGTGCGCTTTTTGCTGTGGCTGACGGGGATTCCCAAGCGAGTCGGCTTTGCCAAACTCAATCCCTTGGGATTTCTCACCGATGCTGTACCCGTCAACCTTGATCAGTACAGTGCCGCCACTTACCACGACTTACTTAAAGCCTTTGGTATCACCACCCCCTGTCCCCTGCCCAAAGCTGTCATTACTGCGGAAGATCAAGAGTGGGCAACGGCAGAGCAGCAACGCCTAGGAATGACTGGCAGGTATCGCCTCTTGCACGGTGGCTCGAGCCAGATGGCACTCACCAAGGGAATTAACAAAATTTACCCCCCCGCTGCTTGGGTTGAGGTGATCCAGACCTTGCAACAGCAGGAGCCACATCTGCCCTTTATCGTCGTCTGTGGTCCTGAAGATCAAGCATGGGTGAGTGCGCTAACGCAGGCGCTACCAGAGATAAAGATTAGCCGTCCCCCGGACTTACGCAAACTGGCGGCTCTAATGCAACAGGCACAACAAATTCTCTGTACCGATAGTGGTCCAATGCACATTGGCGTGGCCGTGGGGACTCCCCTTGTGGCGCTTTTTGGCCCTACGGATCCCGCTAAACTCCTGCCCGCCGATCCCCGTTTTCGCGCTGTCAAGTCCACCACAGGCAACATGGCCGATATTCCCATCTCGGCAGTGATTGAGGCGGCTCGCCATGGCTAG
- a CDS encoding SulP family inorganic anion transporter — protein sequence MLTNFVNRVHFKYWRGDLFGGLTAAIVALPMALAFGVTSGAGATAGLYCVVLLGFFAALFGGTPTLISNPTGPMTVVIAAVITRLTSEYPDQGLYMAFTVVMLAGCFQILFGLLRLGKYITLMPYTVISGFMSGIGLIMILLQIGPLLGHNSKGGVLGAVQNLPEWIQTLNPAALTLGLFTLGLIYFTPQKIRRIVPPQLLALVLGTILSMVFFADAGLTRIGTIPTGLPEFVPPTFTLPALKTMIVDGAMLGMLGCIDSLLTSVIADSITRTQHDSDKELIGQGIGNLLSGLFGGLPGAGATMGTVVNIQAGGRTCLSGMIHAVILLMVVLWAAPLTEPIPAAVLAGILIKVGIDIIDWNFLKRAHVLSLRAAFIMYGVMLLTVFVDLIVAVGVGVFIANMLTIKRLADLQSEDVKAITHADDQTPLTPEEKELFRQAKGQLLLLHLGGPMSFGSAWAISQRQAIMSDYKVLILDVSSVPLLGVTATLAIESLIQEAQKHRLAIFLVNGSADKVQQRLQRFRILDRLPADHVVSDRRQALEKAIQFLHQPQEVLEVTTGSYE from the coding sequence ATGCTAACAAATTTCGTTAACCGAGTTCATTTTAAGTATTGGCGTGGCGATCTCTTTGGTGGGTTGACTGCTGCCATTGTTGCCTTACCAATGGCTTTGGCCTTTGGGGTCACCTCTGGTGCGGGTGCCACTGCTGGGCTGTACTGCGTGGTCTTGCTGGGATTTTTTGCGGCGCTCTTTGGGGGCACGCCAACCCTGATTTCTAATCCCACAGGGCCGATGACTGTGGTGATCGCAGCGGTGATCACTCGCCTCACTAGTGAATATCCCGACCAAGGGTTATACATGGCCTTTACGGTGGTGATGCTGGCGGGCTGTTTTCAAATCCTCTTTGGCCTGTTGCGGTTGGGTAAGTACATCACCCTCATGCCCTACACCGTGATTTCTGGCTTCATGTCGGGGATTGGCTTGATCATGATCCTGCTGCAAATTGGTCCGCTGTTGGGGCACAACAGTAAAGGGGGGGTCTTGGGGGCAGTGCAAAACTTGCCAGAGTGGATTCAAACCCTGAACCCGGCTGCCCTCACTTTGGGCTTGTTCACCCTCGGACTCATTTATTTCACACCCCAGAAAATTCGGCGGATTGTGCCGCCACAGCTCTTGGCCTTGGTTTTGGGCACGATTCTGTCAATGGTCTTTTTTGCGGATGCCGGTTTAACCCGCATTGGCACGATTCCCACGGGGCTGCCAGAGTTTGTACCGCCGACGTTTACCCTACCTGCGCTGAAAACAATGATTGTGGATGGGGCGATGCTGGGGATGCTCGGCTGTATTGATTCGCTCCTGACCTCGGTGATTGCCGATAGCATTACCCGCACCCAGCACGATTCCGATAAAGAACTGATTGGCCAAGGCATTGGTAACCTGCTGTCCGGTCTTTTTGGCGGTTTGCCCGGTGCCGGTGCCACGATGGGCACAGTGGTGAATATTCAAGCCGGGGGACGCACCTGCTTATCGGGGATGATTCACGCTGTCATTCTGCTGATGGTCGTGCTGTGGGCTGCGCCTCTGACAGAACCCATTCCCGCGGCGGTGCTGGCGGGGATTCTGATCAAGGTGGGGATTGACATCATTGACTGGAATTTTCTCAAACGCGCCCATGTGCTCTCTTTGCGAGCCGCCTTCATTATGTATGGTGTGATGCTGCTGACGGTCTTTGTGGATTTGATTGTAGCAGTGGGTGTGGGTGTCTTTATTGCCAATATGCTGACGATCAAGCGCTTGGCGGATCTGCAATCGGAGGATGTCAAGGCGATTACCCATGCCGATGATCAAACCCCCCTCACTCCAGAGGAAAAAGAACTCTTTCGGCAGGCTAAGGGGCAACTGTTGCTCCTCCACCTCGGCGGCCCGATGAGTTTTGGCTCCGCTTGGGCGATTTCCCAACGACAGGCCATCATGTCGGACTATAAGGTGCTGATTCTCGATGTCAGCAGTGTGCCCTTGTTGGGGGTGACAGCAACGTTAGCCATTGAGTCGTTGATCCAAGAGGCGCAAAAGCATCGTTTAGCGATTTTTCTCGTGAATGGTTCAGCGGATAAGGTGCAACAGCGGCTCCAACGCTTCCGTATTTTGGATCGGTTGCCCGCTGATCATGTGGTGAGCGATCGCCGGCAGGCTCTCGAAAAAGCCATCCAGTTTCTCCACCAACCGCAGGAAGTGCTGGAGGTAACAACGGGTAGCTACGAATAA
- a CDS encoding DUF2997 domain-containing protein: METLEFVIYPDGRVVETVTGISGASCAEVTAAIEAQLGCVISQQPTAEYYAPQEEENQLVVQSVPSQW; this comes from the coding sequence CTGGAAACCCTTGAATTTGTGATTTATCCCGATGGCCGTGTTGTTGAAACGGTGACGGGAATTTCTGGGGCATCCTGTGCTGAGGTGACTGCTGCCATTGAAGCGCAACTGGGGTGTGTCATTAGCCAACAGCCCACCGCAGAATACTACGCTCCCCAAGAGGAAGAAAATCAATTGGTTGTTCAATCTGTCCCTTCCCAGTGGTAA
- a CDS encoding D-glycero-alpha-D-manno-heptose-1,7-bisphosphate 7-phosphatase — MARPAVFLDRDGVLNQEVGYIHRLEDLQLIPGAAQAVRRLNDAGWFCCLASNQSGPARDYYSIEHVHALHHRLQELLAAGAGAVLDAVYFCPDLSRPEGGVIADYAGWTTWRKPNTGMLVAAAWDHDLDLSRSVMVGDKATDIDLARNAGCYGILVQTGFGDRVLEGSYQHASQPDYIAADLAAAVEWICTHLAPR, encoded by the coding sequence ATGGCTAGGCCGGCTGTCTTTCTTGATCGCGATGGCGTGCTGAACCAAGAGGTAGGCTATATTCACCGCCTTGAGGATTTGCAGCTCATCCCCGGTGCGGCTCAAGCGGTGCGGCGACTCAATGATGCGGGGTGGTTTTGCTGCTTAGCCTCCAATCAATCGGGGCCTGCGCGGGATTATTACAGCATCGAGCATGTTCATGCTCTGCACCACAGACTCCAAGAGTTACTTGCCGCAGGTGCCGGTGCCGTGTTGGATGCAGTGTATTTCTGTCCTGATCTCAGCCGTCCTGAAGGGGGAGTGATTGCCGACTATGCGGGCTGGACAACATGGCGCAAACCGAATACAGGAATGCTCGTAGCAGCCGCTTGGGATCATGATTTAGATCTCAGCCGCAGTGTCATGGTGGGGGACAAGGCCACTGATATTGATCTGGCACGGAATGCCGGCTGCTATGGCATTTTGGTACAAACAGGCTTTGGCGATCGCGTTCTTGAGGGAAGCTACCAGCATGCCAGTCAGCCCGACTACATTGCAGCGGATTTAGCCGCTGCCGTAGAGTGGATTTGTACTCACCTTGCACCCCGCTAG
- a CDS encoding J domain-containing protein, protein MRNFRDYYQLLGVDRGASTEEIKRAYRRLARRYHPDMNPGDRAAEEKFKDISEAYQVLSDPARREQYDRYGEYWSQPGFRTRPSQRTTVARRNGTSVREEPDLSEDNFQEFLDQLLGRRSPRTSTVAADPPRRSPTIETDYFRPGTVKTAYTAVSRRDAEATLEIPLEKAYEGGRERIRLGDGRSLEVTLPPGMVTGQRIRLRGQGTGGGDLYLKIQVTPHPLFRLEDYDIVCELPVTPSEAALGGQIEAPTLDGWVKMMVPPGVRTGQRLRLAGKGYPRPDGDRGDQLVEIVITLPPQLSEAERDLYRQLQAIESYNPRAHLAYS, encoded by the coding sequence ATGCGTAATTTTCGAGATTACTACCAGCTTTTGGGCGTGGATCGAGGTGCGAGTACTGAGGAAATTAAACGCGCCTATCGGCGGCTGGCGCGGCGGTATCATCCCGATATGAATCCGGGCGATCGCGCTGCTGAGGAGAAGTTCAAAGATATTAGTGAAGCCTACCAAGTTCTAAGTGATCCGGCTCGCCGTGAGCAATACGATCGCTACGGTGAATATTGGTCACAACCCGGTTTTCGCACTCGTCCTTCCCAACGCACCACGGTGGCTCGGCGCAATGGCACCAGTGTCCGGGAAGAACCCGACCTCAGTGAAGATAACTTTCAAGAGTTTTTGGATCAACTGTTGGGTCGGCGATCGCCCCGCACCTCCACAGTTGCTGCGGATCCCCCCCGTCGCTCCCCTACGATAGAGACAGACTATTTTCGCCCTGGCACCGTCAAAACCGCCTATACTGCTGTGAGTCGCCGCGACGCTGAAGCTACGCTGGAAATCCCCCTTGAAAAGGCCTACGAAGGGGGACGGGAGCGGATTCGCCTTGGAGATGGGCGCTCTTTGGAAGTAACCCTACCGCCGGGAATGGTTACGGGTCAACGAATTCGGCTACGGGGGCAGGGCACGGGCGGCGGTGATCTCTATCTGAAAATTCAGGTGACGCCTCACCCCCTCTTTCGCCTTGAGGACTACGACATTGTCTGTGAACTCCCGGTGACCCCCAGTGAGGCTGCTCTCGGCGGCCAAATTGAAGCCCCTACCCTCGATGGTTGGGTGAAAATGATGGTGCCACCAGGGGTACGCACAGGCCAACGTTTGCGACTGGCCGGCAAAGGCTATCCTCGCCCCGATGGCGATCGCGGTGACCAACTGGTGGAAATTGTCATTACCCTGCCGCCCCAACTGAGCGAGGCTGAACGCGACCTCTATCGGCAACTTCAGGCCATTGAGTCCTACAACCCCCGTGCCCATCTGGCGTACTCCTAA
- a CDS encoding ferredoxin produces MGQPLGLEPELGGQLRQSTPRSGYEPELGGTHRQRGVYVDEITCIGCKHCAHVARNTFYIEPNYGRSRVVRQDGDPLELIQEAIDTCPVDCIHWVDYTELKRLEKERLEQVVPLAGFPIDPATTHRKKRRSPPRTE; encoded by the coding sequence ATGGGTCAGCCCCTTGGTTTAGAACCAGAGCTTGGCGGTCAACTGCGCCAAAGTACACCTCGCAGTGGCTACGAACCTGAACTCGGGGGAACCCATCGCCAACGCGGTGTCTATGTGGATGAGATTACCTGCATTGGCTGCAAACACTGTGCCCATGTGGCGCGAAATACGTTTTACATCGAGCCGAATTACGGGCGATCGCGGGTGGTGCGCCAAGATGGTGATCCCCTTGAACTGATTCAAGAAGCCATTGATACCTGCCCCGTGGATTGTATTCACTGGGTAGATTACACGGAATTAAAACGGCTTGAGAAAGAACGCCTCGAGCAGGTGGTTCCCCTTGCGGGCTTTCCCATTGATCCAGCCACCACACACCGCAAGAAGCGGCGATCGCCCCCTAGGACTGAATAG
- a CDS encoding EI24 domain-containing protein — protein sequence MIKQLWLAGQRFQAGFFAFGRGLFFIARYRLWGYLLLPAFLSLVLGVTLIIAAFWAVQVVGDYWFVGGEWQWLYQGFIDILATLIAVFLALIGYQTLIPLVVIPFLGPLLNRVEKITTGQTIEVGWRRDLLNAIVGGWFALRDAVLQVIFLLLSFLTGPLQPIVMAIVNSFFLGRGSFDYLLEKHSTSLRERKLLTRAYTPQIYGLGLAQFLGLLIPLVGLVLVPPVGVVAAALLIQDHPPQQQLMAANAVSRR from the coding sequence GTGATCAAGCAGCTTTGGTTAGCAGGACAGCGGTTTCAGGCCGGTTTCTTTGCTTTTGGTCGTGGTCTTTTTTTTATCGCCCGTTATCGTCTTTGGGGCTATCTGCTGTTACCTGCCTTCTTGAGCCTTGTTCTGGGGGTAACGCTTATCATTGCTGCTTTCTGGGCTGTTCAAGTCGTTGGCGATTATTGGTTTGTGGGTGGGGAATGGCAGTGGCTCTACCAAGGGTTCATTGATATTTTGGCCACCCTCATTGCTGTCTTTTTAGCCCTAATTGGCTATCAAACGCTAATTCCCCTTGTGGTGATTCCCTTTCTTGGTCCACTGCTGAATCGTGTCGAAAAAATTACCACAGGACAAACGATTGAGGTGGGGTGGCGGCGCGATCTATTGAACGCCATTGTCGGTGGTTGGTTTGCGCTGCGGGATGCGGTGTTGCAAGTGATTTTTCTGCTGCTTTCATTTCTAACAGGGCCGCTGCAACCTATCGTGATGGCGATCGTCAACAGTTTCTTTCTAGGGCGAGGCAGTTTTGATTACCTCCTTGAAAAACACAGCACTTCCTTGAGAGAGCGCAAACTTTTGACCCGTGCCTATACGCCACAAATCTATGGCCTTGGTTTGGCGCAGTTTTTGGGGCTGTTGATCCCCTTAGTTGGCTTAGTGCTTGTACCACCTGTGGGGGTGGTGGCTGCTGCTTTGTTGATTCAAGATCACCCACCGCAACAACAGTTGATGGCAGCAAATGCGGTTTCTCGGCGTTGA
- a CDS encoding DUF6825 family protein, which translates to MSQSPLDAFFLGRATATLLRDQAQHLFVEFLSQLGRFDAEQQQRLHQFMEEVQARARQEAEMVVPRSGVDWQALIDDLRAEIAALRTELQRYRNRES; encoded by the coding sequence ATGAGTCAATCGCCGCTGGATGCCTTTTTCCTTGGTCGAGCAACCGCAACGCTCCTGCGTGATCAGGCGCAGCATCTATTTGTGGAATTCCTGAGTCAACTGGGGCGATTTGATGCCGAACAGCAGCAGCGGCTCCATCAATTCATGGAAGAGGTGCAAGCTCGCGCCCGTCAGGAGGCAGAAATGGTGGTGCCTCGGAGTGGGGTGGATTGGCAGGCGTTGATTGATGATTTGCGGGCGGAAATTGCTGCTCTGCGCACGGAACTGCAACGCTACCGCAATCGCGAAAGCTAG
- a CDS encoding DNA-3-methyladenine glycosylase produces MVAQELLGCILVRQQANGQLYRGRIVETEAYMAGDPACHGYRRQTARNAPMFAAPGTIYVYQIYGIHHCLNIASDRPNFASAVLIRALEMLTPPLPPRSAAGPGKLCQVLGIDRQLSGLMLGQESGLWLEKPPQPLTDPIVQTTRIGISQGQEIPWRWYVQGNPAVSRYS; encoded by the coding sequence GTGGTAGCCCAAGAATTACTGGGGTGCATCCTTGTACGGCAGCAGGCCAATGGTCAACTCTACCGCGGTCGCATCGTCGAAACAGAAGCCTACATGGCCGGTGACCCCGCGTGTCATGGTTACCGTCGGCAAACAGCCCGCAATGCCCCCATGTTTGCGGCACCGGGCACGATTTATGTCTATCAAATCTATGGCATTCACCACTGTTTGAATATCGCCAGCGATCGCCCCAATTTTGCCAGTGCGGTTCTCATTCGTGCCCTTGAGATGCTCACCCCCCCCTTGCCCCCCCGCAGTGCCGCTGGTCCGGGAAAACTCTGCCAAGTCTTGGGCATCGATCGCCAGCTTTCTGGCTTAATGTTGGGACAAGAGAGCGGCCTCTGGTTGGAAAAGCCGCCCCAACCCCTGACGGATCCCATTGTGCAAACCACCCGCATTGGCATTTCCCAAGGACAAGAGATTCCGTGGCGGTGGTATGTGCAGGGCAACCCCGCAGTTTCCCGTTATTCGTAG
- a CDS encoding NfeD family protein → MPLSPFWIWLIVAIILFVMELVLPTAFVEATLGLSALIVAFLSFLIPSFSIQILLWMVLSVVVVFLLRRYQPKRVPPVLKEAAEAETITKIPAGETGRVLYEGISWQARCDDPRLTIPEHQRVIIIGRQGTTLIVMPEDAIQS, encoded by the coding sequence ATGCCCCTGTCTCCCTTTTGGATTTGGTTAATTGTTGCCATCATTCTTTTTGTGATGGAGCTTGTGTTGCCGACGGCTTTTGTGGAAGCCACCCTTGGCCTCAGTGCTCTCATTGTTGCCTTTCTCTCGTTTCTCATTCCCAGCTTTTCAATACAGATTCTCCTCTGGATGGTGCTTTCCGTTGTCGTGGTTTTTCTCCTGCGGCGATATCAACCGAAGCGAGTTCCCCCGGTACTTAAGGAAGCCGCCGAGGCGGAAACGATTACGAAAATCCCCGCTGGCGAGACGGGGCGAGTGCTCTACGAAGGGATTTCTTGGCAAGCTCGCTGTGATGATCCCCGCTTGACCATTCCCGAACATCAGCGGGTGATTATCATTGGCCGTCAGGGAACGACGCTGATTGTCATGCCCGAAGATGCTATTCAGTCCTAG
- a CDS encoding Crp/Fnr family transcriptional regulator translates to MQERRSSPAPELSLQNTPFFRDLPQAVVEKALAHVVTRQHPANRVILLENDWGTSVYFILSGWVKIRTYNIDGKEVTLNILGPGELFGEMAPLEEVPRSTDVITLTPTVVANMPATDFVNLVNTEPQAGIRLAKLMARRLRQLNRRLRLRESDSTSRVADVLLFLADGQGRQGADGLEIPNLPHRELSSLSGMARETVTRVLGKLERKGIIRRTQESLCITNLRALESLLL, encoded by the coding sequence ATGCAAGAACGGCGTAGTTCTCCTGCACCTGAATTATCCTTACAAAATACGCCCTTTTTTCGCGACTTACCGCAGGCAGTGGTGGAAAAGGCACTCGCCCATGTGGTTACCCGACAGCACCCTGCCAACCGCGTGATTTTGCTGGAGAATGATTGGGGCACATCGGTTTACTTTATCCTCAGTGGTTGGGTCAAAATTCGTACCTACAACATTGATGGCAAAGAAGTCACCCTGAATATCCTCGGACCTGGGGAACTTTTTGGCGAAATGGCTCCTCTCGAGGAGGTGCCCCGCTCAACGGATGTGATTACCCTAACGCCGACGGTCGTGGCCAATATGCCCGCAACGGATTTTGTCAATCTCGTCAATACTGAACCCCAAGCGGGAATACGCCTTGCCAAGTTAATGGCACGACGGCTACGGCAACTGAACCGGCGGCTGCGGCTACGGGAATCCGATAGTACCTCACGGGTGGCGGATGTTCTTCTGTTTTTAGCCGATGGTCAAGGGCGACAGGGAGCCGATGGCCTAGAAATTCCCAATCTACCCCACCGGGAATTGAGCAGTCTCAGTGGTATGGCGCGGGAAACGGTGACACGAGTATTGGGCAAACTGGAGCGCAAGGGCATTATTCGCCGTACCCAAGAGAGTCTGTGTATTACGAATCTACGCGCCTTAGAAAGTTTACTCCTTTAG
- a CDS encoding DUF1257 domain-containing protein, whose protein sequence is MSHFSQIKTQIRSLPALQAALTDLGLPWQSGSQEVRGFRGQTQTAQVVVPQDNGYDIGFRWNGTEYELVADLEFWQQAWSVDRFLNKVTQRYAYHAVLQSATEQGFQVQTTEQQADGSVKVVLQRWRS, encoded by the coding sequence ATGTCGCACTTCAGCCAAATTAAAACCCAAATTCGGAGTTTACCCGCCCTACAGGCTGCCCTAACAGACTTGGGCTTACCGTGGCAATCTGGCTCCCAAGAAGTGCGCGGGTTTCGCGGTCAAACCCAAACGGCTCAAGTCGTTGTTCCCCAAGACAATGGCTATGACATTGGTTTTCGCTGGAATGGCACTGAGTATGAGCTAGTGGCGGATTTGGAGTTTTGGCAGCAGGCATGGTCAGTGGATCGCTTTTTGAATAAAGTCACTCAGCGCTATGCCTACCATGCGGTGTTGCAATCGGCTACGGAGCAGGGCTTTCAAGTCCAGACCACAGAACAGCAGGCCGATGGTAGTGTCAAGGTTGTGCTGCAACGCTGGCGTTCCTAG
- a CDS encoding acyl-CoA dehydrogenase family protein encodes MDALVFADPAAQPLLKDIQTYLTTVVAPIANRIDQQRSLLSASLQALGNLGIFRLAVPKAMGGLGCDCRTLWHLSLQLAQTSGALAFLVAQHQSALGMILEHPEGNVAQTYLGDLMKGQVLIGVSFSHLRHNSVDLQAQPTSEGYLLRGTLPWLSGFQHMTMFVAAAPLPDQRILFALMPLINAQQAGGGILHLSLPLPLAAVPSTQTVQAEVVNWLVPPEDVVGISEADWMIVRDRQQLLRGSAAPMGCTRTSLQILAESADAKDLYHHFRDRWQRLYDQIQGELENINPPYHAQLRAAAIHLAVQAAQAALLTTGGSALMLSHTVQRLYREAMLYTVSGLNAPVRHALMEDLLLEKGSH; translated from the coding sequence ATGGATGCCTTGGTCTTTGCTGACCCCGCAGCGCAGCCTCTCCTAAAGGACATTCAGACCTACCTTACTACTGTTGTCGCGCCAATTGCCAACCGCATTGATCAGCAAAGGTCCCTTTTATCGGCAAGTCTGCAAGCCCTAGGGAACTTGGGCATTTTCCGTTTGGCGGTACCCAAGGCAATGGGGGGATTGGGGTGCGATTGCCGTACCCTGTGGCATTTGAGCTTGCAACTAGCGCAAACCTCCGGTGCCCTTGCCTTTTTGGTGGCACAACACCAATCCGCCTTGGGGATGATTCTTGAACATCCTGAAGGGAACGTTGCCCAAACCTACTTAGGGGATTTGATGAAAGGGCAGGTGTTGATTGGGGTCAGCTTTTCCCACTTACGCCACAATTCAGTGGATCTACAAGCTCAACCCACGAGCGAGGGCTATCTCCTGCGGGGCACGCTGCCTTGGCTCAGTGGCTTTCAGCACATGACAATGTTTGTTGCCGCGGCTCCCTTACCGGATCAGCGTATTCTCTTTGCCCTCATGCCTTTGATCAATGCCCAACAGGCCGGCGGCGGCATTTTGCACCTCTCATTGCCCTTACCTCTAGCGGCTGTGCCCTCAACCCAAACGGTGCAAGCAGAGGTGGTGAACTGGTTAGTGCCCCCGGAAGATGTGGTGGGGATCAGTGAAGCGGATTGGATGATCGTTCGCGATCGCCAGCAATTGCTGCGGGGGAGTGCCGCCCCCATGGGTTGTACCCGTACCAGTTTGCAGATTCTTGCCGAGAGTGCTGACGCCAAAGACCTCTACCACCACTTTCGCGATCGCTGGCAGCGCCTTTACGACCAAATTCAAGGGGAGCTAGAAAATATAAATCCCCCCTACCATGCGCAACTCCGTGCCGCAGCGATTCACCTTGCCGTCCAAGCGGCTCAAGCTGCCCTGCTGACGACGGGTGGCAGCGCCCTGATGCTCAGTCACACAGTGCAGCGTCTCTATCGGGAAGCAATGCTCTACACCGTCTCTGGCTTGAATGCCCCCGTGCGCCATGCCTTGATGGAGGATTTGTTGCTTGAAAAGGGTTCCCATTGA
- a CDS encoding DUF3887 domain-containing protein: MQQFFSPLALLVWAFLGGVSSSLWPAIARGESPAVINISEQTQVQTAEQFIDALFGNNFDLAWSYLHPQLQKEFPPKRLKQSKERFLKRVGAYKERLGSKSNGNIVSVKVAFAKVTDTLIVIMDSNGKITGIDFPATPDDLSAQPLPSPSRP, encoded by the coding sequence ATGCAGCAGTTTTTTTCACCATTAGCACTCTTGGTCTGGGCATTCCTAGGGGGGGTATCTTCCTCCCTGTGGCCAGCGATCGCCCGTGGGGAGTCTCCAGCCGTCATCAATATCAGTGAGCAAACTCAAGTCCAAACTGCCGAACAATTTATTGATGCCCTGTTTGGCAATAACTTTGACTTGGCGTGGAGTTATTTGCACCCGCAACTGCAAAAAGAGTTTCCGCCCAAACGATTAAAGCAAAGCAAAGAAAGGTTTCTAAAGCGAGTAGGCGCCTACAAAGAGCGTCTTGGCAGCAAGAGCAACGGCAATATTGTTAGTGTCAAGGTAGCGTTTGCTAAGGTGACTGATACATTGATTGTGATCATGGATAGCAATGGTAAGATCACAGGTATTGATTTTCCCGCAACGCCTGACGACCTGTCTGCTCAACCTCTGCCCTCGCCCTCTCGGCCTTGA